One genomic segment of Rhizobium gallicum bv. gallicum R602sp includes these proteins:
- the thrC gene encoding threonine synthase has product MDYISTRGEAPSLGFCDALLTGLARDGGLYVPRQWPHFSKKEIRALRGKSYQEIAFAILSPFMNDEIPAATFRAMIDEAYGTFRHPAIAPLVQTGPNSFVMELFHGTTLAFKDVAMQLLARLMDYALEKRGERATIVGATSGDTGGAAIDAFAGRERTDIFILFPHGKVSPVQQRQMTTSTAPNVHALAVKGNFDDCQNLVKAMFNDAAFRDKVRLSGVNSINWARIMAQIVYYFTTAITLGGPDRKISFTVPTGNFGDIFAGYAAKRMGLPIGKLVIATNENDILARTMKTGRYDMKQVKATTSPSMDIQISSNFERLLFEAYDRDASKVRHAMDSLKQSDGFEIAPKALAAIKKDFRAGRASEKQVAQTIKNTYAETGYLLDPHSAIGVFVAAKHDKPNTPMVTLATAHPAKFPAAVKSASGIDPALPTWLAGLMLKEERFQVVDPELKAVEGFIGKHART; this is encoded by the coding sequence GTGGACTATATCTCGACCCGCGGCGAGGCCCCATCTCTCGGCTTTTGCGATGCGTTGCTGACGGGTCTTGCGCGCGACGGCGGCCTCTATGTCCCGCGGCAATGGCCACATTTCTCCAAGAAGGAAATCCGGGCGCTGCGCGGCAAGAGCTACCAGGAGATCGCGTTTGCGATCCTATCGCCCTTTATGAACGACGAAATCCCCGCCGCCACATTTCGGGCGATGATCGACGAGGCCTATGGCACCTTCCGCCATCCGGCGATCGCCCCGCTCGTCCAGACGGGACCGAACAGCTTCGTCATGGAGCTTTTCCACGGCACCACGCTCGCCTTCAAGGACGTGGCGATGCAGCTTCTGGCACGCCTGATGGACTATGCGCTGGAAAAGCGCGGCGAGCGCGCGACGATCGTTGGAGCAACGTCGGGCGATACGGGCGGTGCGGCCATCGACGCCTTCGCCGGCCGCGAGCGCACCGATATTTTCATCCTCTTCCCGCACGGCAAGGTCTCGCCGGTGCAGCAGCGGCAAATGACGACCTCGACGGCCCCCAATGTCCACGCGCTGGCGGTCAAGGGCAATTTCGACGACTGCCAAAACCTCGTCAAAGCGATGTTCAACGACGCCGCCTTCCGCGACAAGGTTCGCCTTTCCGGTGTCAACTCGATCAACTGGGCGCGCATTATGGCCCAGATCGTCTATTACTTCACGACGGCGATCACACTCGGCGGGCCTGATCGTAAGATTTCGTTTACGGTACCGACCGGCAATTTCGGCGACATTTTCGCAGGCTACGCGGCCAAACGCATGGGCCTGCCGATCGGCAAGCTGGTAATCGCGACCAACGAGAACGACATCCTCGCCCGCACGATGAAGACCGGCCGCTACGACATGAAGCAGGTCAAGGCGACGACCTCGCCGTCGATGGACATTCAGATTTCCTCGAATTTCGAGCGCCTGCTTTTCGAAGCCTATGATCGGGACGCTTCCAAGGTGCGCCATGCGATGGACAGCCTGAAGCAATCGGATGGCTTCGAGATCGCGCCGAAAGCGCTTGCCGCCATCAAGAAGGACTTCCGCGCGGGCCGCGCCAGCGAGAAGCAGGTGGCGCAGACGATCAAGAATACCTACGCCGAAACAGGCTATCTTCTCGACCCGCACTCGGCAATCGGCGTATTCGTTGCCGCCAAGCACGACAAGCCGAACACGCCGATGGTGACGCTTGCGACCGCGCACCCGGCAAAATTCCCCGCCGCGGTAAAATCCGCCTCCGGTATTGACCCGGCGCTTCCGACGTGGCTTGCTGGACTGATGCTTAAGGAGGAGCGCTTCCAAGTCGTCGATCCGGAACTTAAGGCCGTTGAAGGTTTTATCGGCAAGCACGCCCGGACGTGA
- a CDS encoding HAD family hydrolase, whose product MDGFDLIIFDCDGVLVDSEIIAADVESKLLTDAGYPISVEEMAERFAGMTWKNILLQVEREASIPLSASLLDKSEKLLDLRLERDVQAIAGVEFAISRLDLKRCVCSNSSAHRLDMMLGKVGLKKLFAPNIFSAKDLGPDRVKPKPDIFLHGAETMGVSPSKTVVVEDSVHGIHAARDAGMRVIGFTGASHTYSSHADRLTDAGAETVISRMKDLPGVVDALSEWAGVL is encoded by the coding sequence ATGGACGGCTTCGACCTCATTATCTTCGACTGCGACGGCGTTCTAGTCGATTCCGAAATCATAGCGGCGGATGTGGAGTCCAAGCTTCTGACCGACGCAGGCTATCCGATCAGCGTCGAAGAGATGGCGGAGCGCTTCGCAGGCATGACCTGGAAGAACATTCTTCTGCAGGTGGAGCGCGAAGCGAGCATTCCGCTTTCCGCCTCGCTGCTCGACAAATCCGAAAAGCTGCTCGACCTGCGCCTCGAACGGGACGTGCAGGCCATTGCCGGCGTCGAGTTCGCCATCTCGCGTCTTGATCTGAAGCGTTGCGTCTGCTCGAATTCCAGCGCGCACCGGCTCGACATGATGCTCGGCAAGGTGGGACTGAAGAAGCTATTTGCTCCAAACATCTTTTCCGCAAAAGATCTCGGGCCGGATCGCGTCAAGCCGAAGCCCGACATCTTCCTGCATGGCGCCGAGACGATGGGAGTCTCGCCGTCGAAGACGGTCGTCGTGGAAGATTCTGTCCATGGCATCCATGCGGCACGCGATGCCGGCATGCGCGTCATCGGCTTCACCGGCGCATCGCATACCTATTCCTCGCACGCCGACCGCCTGACGGATGCCGGCGCGGAGACGGTCATCTCGCGGATGAAGGATCTGCCGGGCGTCGTTGATGCTCTTTCGGAATGGGCTGGCGTCCTCTAA
- a CDS encoding ArsR/SmtB family transcription factor, whose translation MREGPDIAQVGALIGDPARANMLAALSGGRALTATELAAVGGITLQTASTHLAKLQTGGLLTQRKQGRHRYFTLADEATALLIESMMGFAASRGHLRHRPGPKEPALRKARICYDHLAGDYGVRMLDSLVATGAIDAIGEGLSVTPQGESRLQCIGIDVPGLKSSRRPLCRSCLDWSERRAHLAGSLGKALLSTFFDKGWARRTAGSRSVIFSPEGEQKFLSLFPLEA comes from the coding sequence ATGAGAGAAGGACCGGATATTGCCCAGGTCGGAGCGCTGATCGGCGATCCTGCCCGCGCCAACATGCTGGCTGCGCTGTCGGGCGGCCGGGCCTTGACGGCGACCGAGCTTGCGGCAGTGGGTGGCATCACCCTGCAGACGGCGAGCACGCATCTTGCCAAGCTCCAAACCGGCGGCCTGCTTACCCAGCGAAAGCAGGGCCGCCACCGCTATTTCACACTCGCCGACGAAGCAACCGCCCTGCTGATCGAGAGCATGATGGGTTTCGCCGCCAGCCGCGGACATTTGCGCCACCGGCCGGGTCCGAAGGAACCGGCGCTGCGCAAGGCGCGCATCTGCTACGACCATCTGGCCGGCGATTACGGCGTGCGCATGCTCGATAGTCTCGTGGCAACGGGTGCGATCGACGCAATCGGCGAAGGATTGTCGGTCACGCCTCAAGGCGAGAGCCGGCTGCAATGTATCGGCATAGATGTCCCCGGCCTCAAATCGTCCCGCCGCCCGCTCTGCCGCTCTTGCCTCGACTGGAGCGAGCGCCGCGCGCATCTGGCCGGCAGTCTCGGCAAGGCGCTGCTTTCGACTTTCTTCGACAAGGGCTGGGCGCGGCGGACCGCGGGAAGCCGCTCGGTGATCTTTTCGCCCGAAGGCGAGCAGAAGTTCCTGTCGCTCTTTCCGCTGGAAGCCTGA
- a CDS encoding NIPSNAP family protein, which produces MLTCFIRYEIDPFKKDAFIEYARAWGQAIPRNGADLLGYFGPHEGSATTAYGVYNIETLAAYEDYRARLAADPLGKENYEFAKRGRFILKEDRIFLKNVSLPHSPLVLP; this is translated from the coding sequence ATGCTGACCTGCTTCATCCGCTACGAGATCGACCCGTTCAAGAAGGATGCCTTTATCGAGTATGCCCGCGCCTGGGGGCAGGCGATACCGCGCAACGGTGCCGATCTCCTCGGATATTTCGGCCCCCACGAGGGGTCCGCGACGACCGCCTACGGCGTCTACAATATTGAAACCCTCGCCGCCTATGAGGACTATCGCGCCCGCCTCGCAGCCGATCCGCTCGGCAAGGAGAACTACGAATTCGCCAAACGCGGGCGCTTCATCCTGAAGGAAGACCGCATCTTCCTGAAGAACGTGTCCCTCCCTCATTCTCCTCTGGTGCTGCCATGA
- a CDS encoding antibiotic biosynthesis monooxygenase family protein codes for MIAVIFEVVPYMGERHKYLDLASDLRAELEKIDGFISIERFESLTMRGKLLSLSFWRDEEAVKEWRNLEAHRAAQKAGRNGIFADYRLRIGHVVRDYGMFERAETPVDSRQVHTA; via the coding sequence ATGATCGCCGTCATCTTCGAAGTCGTGCCTTATATGGGCGAACGCCACAAATACCTTGACCTTGCCTCCGACCTGCGCGCCGAACTGGAAAAGATTGACGGCTTCATTTCCATCGAACGCTTCGAGAGCCTGACGATGCGCGGCAAGCTGCTGTCGCTATCCTTCTGGCGTGACGAGGAGGCGGTCAAAGAGTGGCGCAATCTCGAAGCCCACCGCGCCGCGCAGAAGGCCGGCCGCAACGGCATCTTCGCCGATTACCGCCTGCGCATCGGCCATGTGGTTCGAGACTACGGCATGTTCGAGCGGGCAGAAACGCCGGTCGATAGCCGGCAGGTGCACACGGCTTAG
- a CDS encoding site-specific DNA-methyltransferase, with protein MASVFPLADLKTSATPGSWIDTIIKGDCVAALEALPTNSVDVIFADPPYNLQLGGTLHRPDQSLVDAVDDAWDHFASFEAYDAFTRAWLLACRRVLKPTGTIWIIGSYHNIFRVGATLQDLNFWILNDIIWRKTNPMPNFKGRRFQNAHETMIWASPDAKAKSYTFNYDAMKAANDDVQMRSDWLFPICSGGERLKGDDGKKVHPTQKPEALLARVIMASSKPGDIILDPFFGSGTTGAVAKRLGRHFVGIEREQDYIDAASARIAAVEPLGKAELTVMTGKKQEVRVAFNALLESGLIKPGQVLTDARRRYSAIVRADGTVASGGEAGSIHRLGAKVQGLDACNGWTFWHFDDGQSLRPIDDLRSVIRSDLAKAE; from the coding sequence ATGGCGTCAGTTTTTCCGCTTGCCGATCTCAAGACCTCCGCAACACCGGGTTCTTGGATCGACACGATCATCAAGGGTGACTGTGTTGCAGCCCTCGAAGCTTTGCCGACCAATTCCGTCGATGTCATATTCGCTGACCCTCCGTACAATCTCCAGCTCGGTGGCACGCTTCACCGTCCGGACCAGTCGCTTGTCGATGCCGTCGATGACGCGTGGGATCACTTTGCATCCTTCGAAGCCTACGACGCTTTCACCCGTGCTTGGCTGCTTGCCTGCCGCCGCGTGCTGAAGCCTACCGGGACGATCTGGATCATCGGCTCCTATCACAACATCTTCCGGGTCGGCGCGACCCTGCAGGACCTGAACTTCTGGATTCTCAACGACATCATCTGGCGCAAGACCAACCCGATGCCGAACTTCAAGGGCCGCCGCTTCCAGAATGCCCATGAGACGATGATCTGGGCGAGCCCGGACGCGAAGGCCAAGAGCTATACCTTCAACTACGATGCGATGAAGGCTGCCAACGACGACGTGCAGATGCGCTCCGACTGGTTGTTCCCGATCTGCAGCGGTGGTGAACGGCTAAAGGGCGACGATGGCAAGAAAGTTCATCCGACGCAGAAGCCGGAGGCGCTGCTCGCCCGTGTCATCATGGCGTCGTCGAAACCCGGCGACATCATCCTCGATCCGTTCTTCGGCTCCGGCACCACCGGCGCTGTCGCCAAGCGCCTCGGCCGCCACTTCGTCGGCATCGAGCGCGAGCAGGACTATATCGATGCGGCCTCTGCCCGCATTGCCGCCGTCGAGCCGCTCGGCAAGGCAGAGCTGACTGTCATGACCGGCAAGAAGCAGGAGGTTCGCGTCGCCTTCAATGCACTTTTGGAAAGCGGCCTCATCAAACCCGGCCAGGTGCTGACTGATGCCCGCCGCCGCTACAGTGCGATCGTCCGCGCAGACGGCACGGTTGCCTCCGGCGGCGAGGCTGGTTCGATTCATCGTCTCGGCGCGAAAGTGCAGGGGCTCGATGCATGCAACGGATGGACATTCTGGCACTTCGACGACGGGCAATCCCTGCGCCCCATCGACGATTTGCGGTCTGTGATCCGCAGTGATCTGGCGAAGGCGGAATGA
- a CDS encoding HAD family hydrolase: MTASIHHIVFDIGKVLIHYDPNIPYSRLIPDAAERKWFFDNVCTHDWNVEQDRGRTWADAEALLIEAHPTREEHIRAFRKYWHEMVPHAYEDSVAIMEALIAEGRDVTMLTNFASDTFREAQKRFSFLTKPRGVTVSGDVGLIKPDIAIYETHTRSFSLEPAATIFVDDAPANVEGARAAGWNAVLFTGADKLRSDLADYGVRAR; this comes from the coding sequence ATGACTGCATCAATCCATCACATCGTTTTTGATATTGGCAAAGTTCTTATCCACTACGATCCGAATATTCCCTACAGCCGCCTCATTCCCGACGCGGCCGAACGCAAGTGGTTTTTCGACAACGTCTGCACCCATGATTGGAACGTCGAGCAGGACCGCGGACGCACCTGGGCGGATGCCGAAGCGCTCCTGATCGAAGCCCATCCGACGCGGGAAGAGCATATCCGCGCCTTCCGCAAGTACTGGCACGAAATGGTTCCGCATGCCTACGAGGACAGCGTCGCGATCATGGAAGCGCTGATTGCGGAGGGCCGCGATGTCACAATGCTGACGAACTTCGCATCCGATACGTTCCGCGAGGCGCAGAAGCGCTTTTCCTTCCTGACGAAACCGCGCGGCGTCACCGTTTCCGGCGATGTAGGGTTAATCAAGCCGGATATCGCGATCTATGAAACGCATACGAGGAGCTTCAGCCTCGAGCCGGCGGCGACGATCTTCGTCGACGACGCGCCTGCGAATGTCGAAGGCGCAAGGGCGGCAGGATGGAATGCCGTGCTTTTCACCGGTGCCGACAAGTTGCGCAGCGATCTTGCCGACTATGGCGTAAGGGCAAGGTGA
- the mutY gene encoding A/G-specific adenine glycosylase, which translates to MTSTTLDAPSATPILDWYDRHHRDLPWRVSPPMAARGVRADPYRVWLSEVMLQQTTVQAVKPYFANFLARWPTVRDLAEAPNDDVMAAWAGLGYYARARNLKKCAEAVATQHDGVFPDTEDGLKSLPGIGDYTAAALAAIAFNRQAAVMDGNVERVISRLYAISTPLPAGKTLMKQKVALLTPADRPGDFAQAMMDLGATICTPKRPACSLCPFRGSCEALRLHDPEQFPVKAAKKERPVRRGAAFVAVTADGEILLRRRIASGLLGGMTEVPTTAWTSRADGETSADAAPFPAQWEPCGSVTHVFTHFELRLSIYRAAIPSRIQHDDKWWEPVTNLEAQALPTIMKKAIATAIPRVFAMPKG; encoded by the coding sequence ATGACATCAACGACACTCGACGCCCCTTCCGCAACGCCTATTCTCGACTGGTACGACCGGCATCACCGCGACCTGCCCTGGCGCGTCTCCCCGCCGATGGCGGCGCGTGGCGTGAGGGCCGATCCCTATCGCGTCTGGCTTTCGGAGGTCATGCTGCAGCAAACGACCGTGCAGGCCGTGAAGCCCTATTTTGCCAATTTCCTGGCGCGCTGGCCAACGGTTCGCGACCTCGCCGAGGCGCCGAACGACGATGTCATGGCAGCTTGGGCAGGGCTCGGCTACTACGCCCGCGCCCGCAATCTCAAGAAATGCGCAGAAGCGGTCGCCACGCAACATGACGGCGTCTTTCCGGATACGGAGGACGGCCTGAAATCGCTGCCGGGCATCGGCGACTATACGGCAGCGGCGCTCGCGGCGATCGCCTTCAACAGGCAGGCTGCCGTCATGGACGGCAATGTCGAGCGTGTGATCTCCAGGCTCTACGCGATTTCGACTCCGCTTCCGGCCGGCAAGACGCTGATGAAGCAGAAGGTGGCGCTGTTGACGCCAGCCGACAGACCCGGCGATTTCGCGCAGGCGATGATGGATCTCGGCGCAACCATCTGTACGCCGAAACGGCCGGCGTGTTCGCTCTGTCCGTTCAGGGGATCGTGCGAGGCGCTTCGCCTGCATGATCCCGAGCAGTTTCCGGTGAAGGCGGCAAAGAAGGAAAGGCCGGTCCGGCGCGGTGCAGCTTTCGTCGCCGTGACCGCTGACGGCGAAATCCTCCTGCGGCGGCGGATCGCAAGCGGGCTGCTCGGCGGCATGACGGAGGTGCCGACGACCGCTTGGACATCGCGGGCGGATGGGGAAACTTCCGCGGATGCAGCGCCCTTCCCGGCACAATGGGAACCATGCGGCAGCGTCACCCATGTCTTCACGCATTTCGAACTCCGGCTTTCGATCTACCGCGCCGCGATCCCATCGAGAATTCAGCATGATGACAAATGGTGGGAGCCGGTTACAAATCTTGAAGCGCAGGCACTGCCGACGATCATGAAAAAAGCGATCGCCACCGCTATTCCTCGTGTGTTTGCAATGCCCAAGGGATGA
- a CDS encoding DUF721 domain-containing protein → MSYPRKAEKQISELANGLIDPVLAKRAGINTALLGSWDEIAGEDFADCTRPEKIAWSRGYEVDTYKPGVLTIACEGARALFLTHAQGELIQRINSFFGFAAVHQIRIVQKPVSQAVKRSRTPPPLKGEAARKLEDMMEGIEGDKLREAVKRLGTAVLGKRSR, encoded by the coding sequence ATGAGTTATCCACGTAAAGCTGAAAAGCAGATATCCGAACTGGCGAACGGCCTGATCGACCCGGTGCTTGCAAAACGGGCCGGCATCAACACCGCGCTGCTCGGTTCCTGGGATGAAATTGCCGGCGAGGATTTCGCCGACTGCACACGTCCGGAAAAGATCGCCTGGTCGCGTGGCTATGAAGTCGACACCTATAAACCCGGCGTCCTGACGATTGCCTGCGAAGGCGCGCGCGCTCTGTTTTTGACGCACGCGCAGGGCGAGCTCATCCAGCGCATCAACAGTTTCTTCGGCTTTGCTGCCGTCCACCAGATCCGCATCGTCCAGAAGCCCGTTTCGCAAGCGGTAAAGCGCTCCCGCACTCCGCCGCCACTGAAGGGCGAGGCTGCCCGAAAGCTTGAAGACATGATGGAAGGCATCGAGGGCGACAAGCTGCGCGAGGCGGTGAAGCGGCTGGGCACTGCGGTGCTGGGGAAGCGGAGCAGATAA
- a CDS encoding transposase, with amino-acid sequence MVIWSSSRNTARDVLSVPAIRHLRRIFAKLCRDFGAELIECDGEDDHLHLWCIRCEDRPVEVGHHEDPFLE; translated from the coding sequence ATGGTCATTTGGTCTTCGTCACGAAATACCGCCCGCGACGTTCTGTCAGTACCGGCAATCCGCCACCTGCGGCGCATCTTCGCCAAGCTGTGTCGCGACTTCGGGGCCGAATTGATCGAATGCGACGGCGAAGACGATCATCTTCACCTCTGGTGCATTCGCTGCGAAGATCGCCCTGTCGAAGTTGGTCACCATGAGGACCCGTTTCTCGAATAG
- a CDS encoding DsbA family protein, producing MLISEMQLTKRQLLSGMAAATATLAVTGTANAAAELPKPAGDVDMAEVLKPGPLPEMALGKEDAPVTIVEYMSMTCPHCAHFHNTTFDEIKKKYVDTGKARFIIREFPFDPAAAAAFMLARCNASKPEELSTPEQYFPMVSMLFKQQETWAAAEDRRAALLQMAKLAGFSEDSFTKCLTNQKLLDEVNATRERGSKEFGIDATPTFLINGKRYSGDMPVDTLSALIDSLL from the coding sequence ATGCTGATCTCTGAAATGCAACTGACGAAACGCCAGCTTCTGAGCGGCATGGCCGCCGCGACCGCCACACTTGCGGTTACCGGCACGGCAAACGCAGCAGCCGAACTTCCGAAGCCGGCTGGTGATGTCGACATGGCGGAAGTGCTGAAGCCCGGCCCGCTGCCAGAAATGGCGCTCGGCAAGGAAGATGCGCCGGTGACCATCGTCGAATATATGTCGATGACCTGCCCGCATTGCGCCCACTTCCACAACACAACCTTCGACGAGATCAAGAAGAAGTACGTGGACACCGGCAAGGCGCGTTTCATCATCCGCGAATTCCCGTTCGATCCGGCCGCTGCAGCAGCCTTCATGCTCGCTCGCTGCAACGCTTCCAAGCCGGAAGAATTGAGCACGCCGGAACAGTATTTCCCGATGGTTTCCATGCTTTTCAAGCAGCAGGAAACCTGGGCCGCCGCTGAAGATCGCCGTGCTGCACTTCTCCAGATGGCCAAACTCGCTGGATTTAGTGAGGATAGTTTTACGAAGTGCTTGACGAACCAGAAGCTTCTGGATGAAGTGAACGCCACGCGGGAAAGGGGCTCCAAGGAGTTCGGCATCGATGCCACGCCGACTTTCCTCATCAATGGGAAGCGTTATTCTGGAGACATGCCGGTTGACACCCTGTCGGCCCTCATCG